The following is a genomic window from Phaseolus vulgaris cultivar G19833 chromosome 6, P. vulgaris v2.0, whole genome shotgun sequence.
GCTTCGACATTTAGGTGGTTCAACTCCAAATTAAACTTCATGTTAGCTAAAGTTGATAGGTCACCATCACTTAATATTACCTGTTAATAGACAATAATTACAACTCCTTGttgattaaatttaattataataatatcatCTAATATTACACATATAAAAATTAGTTGGTCATACCTTGGAAGCTTTCACATGTGCTAAACATAATCCAGTTAAGCCAACTCCTGAACCAACCTATTTAACCAAGGTATCATAAGAACAGCTGAAAGCTAATCTTAATGCAACAAATGAAATGACAAGAATTTATAAACAGAACACAAAAATTTCAAACTTCGTAAGTGGAAAATTATATCGCAGCCTCTCCCATAAGTGATGATGATCACAATATTGTTGCATGCAAAGCTATTCATGATTGGACAACATTAACAATTCTAGCAGATTAGAAAAACTCTTAAACATGTAACTAACCTCAAAGCATGttttattagaaaataattcTGGACGAGAAAGTACGAACTCAGACAAAAACAGACCTGGTGTCCATATTGAGCAACTGCACAACCAAACCAATACCAACTTTAAACTTTAATGCAGGTTCCACAAACATATGCATATTGAGGGAAGAATTACTCGAAGCTATACGTAGATATATCCAACAAATGACCAAATTAATGGCATTGCTGAATTCAACAGAAGTTGTATCATCAAAGAGCAAGAGTACTACTGATTACTGATTATCATTTAGAAGAACTTTTGCGTTGACAAACAACACATAACAACCTTGAAATGTTGCATTTTATGAGCATAGTTTTTTATGATATGAAATATGAGCATACCCGGTACCACCTTCAAGCATGTTCAGAGAACACTGCAGTGGAAAGACCAGTACCCTAGAGTGCGGACAACTTTGCAGCTCAGAACAACCTAGCCATAACAGTTTACAAGTCAAAGTAAGGTGGATGAAACAAAAACCTCAGAATAAATGGAGAAACGTCACTAGAATCACTATTTACCATCAGGAAAAAGAAACGAAATTCTTTTGCGGACTCTGGCATCTCCCTTTTCTAAACGATCATCctaaagaaggaaaaagaaaatttcTGAGAAAACCTCTGTACGAGCTAAAAAAGGAAGCTTGGAGAAAATTGTTGATagaagaaaaccttgcatgatgtcATATAGTGAGCATAGAGTTCGTACAAATTGTCCAAGACATAGCCATGGTCGAACTCAATTTGAGCGATGAGTTTCTTGAGAAAATTCTTCAAGTAAGGAGCGTGAAAATCACCCTGCATTTAGTATTAAAATCCGATAAATGCAATCATAaggaaatttaaagaaaaaaaaagagagaaaataaaaattacaggAGTGGAGAGGCAATGGTCCCAGATGAATTGTTGAACTTGCTCCGTGATTGAGCCTCCACCACACGCCCTACGTACCTAACTCTGTCACTACTTTTCGCAGTCTTAACCGAAATAGAAAGATGAAGAAGGAGTGAAGGAAGAGAAACCTGGCATGGGAGATAACGCATTCTGAAGGTTCCATGGCTATAATTGCAGAAAGCAGTCGCTGGCGACAAGGGAGAGAGGGATCCAATTCTTGCTCCATCGCCACGTCCACACTGCATCAACCTCCTTCGCCATTCAAAACATGGACTTTTCATGTTACTCCAAATTGGGCTCCACAAAATTATGGGCCTCGCACGCTCTTACAAGGGACTCTCacttttaaacattttttttttagtttaataagTATATTATAATAATCTTCTGTGATTatgacacttttttttttctgtctcATGTACAactatattatacatatttcaTAACTTTTTCTAAAGGTTTCGATACTTCATATTTGTTTGTTGGCTTTCGGGGTTCATATGGCACAATAATGTGCAGTTATAACCGATGTCACGTTACAATGAGCTTGAGAAAGTTATAGAATAAGATCAGAGTTCTGGCCTACAATTTAAAGGTAAATGCATTGAACTACCACATAAATTTCTTTGTACACTTGCTGCCTATCATTTCAGAGGGTCGTTATCATTATACTGCCTTATTAAGAAGCATTAACCAAAAACTGAAattcaaaaacaaaacaaaaagtaTACCAGATGTGATTACCCCAAAAGGCCCTCTTAGATAgtatatataaaatacaaatgaaCCATGAAGCCTGAATGTATCAATTACCAATCCTTGAACATTATCACAGACACCATTAATAAGAGTTGGACTGACATTCAGAATTACAATCAGCTATTTCTTTCAAGATACCAGCACATAAAGAATCAAATAATGGTAGCAATAAATATAACGGGGTATTTAGAACTTGAGCTTAAGTAGGAAGGGCATTTTGTCTGAGAAAGGAGGATCGGAGTACTTTCCGGTGAGAATTTGTGATGCTACATATTGATTAGCAGTTTCAGTGTAATGAATCCCATCCCAGCTTATGTAatcactggaatcattgcaagCTTGTGCTGTAATTGTGGTTCCGTTGAAGGTCTTTGTTTCCCCACAGGAAAGTCGACTGTCATAGTTCAGTGGTGGACCTCCGAATCCACAACAAGCCATAATAGGTTGTTCAAACCCTGCAAAAGATGAAATCACCAAATTAACTGCTTTTCCTCCCCACAAATTCTGTTATGGATAGATCATAGAATAGAATGTAACATTGGTATTATGACTGATACAGGGTCCTTAATGAGCCAATAAATTGAACAGGCTTCTAGCCTTTTCTAACTCCTTTAAAGTATATTTGCTGAAATCACTGGTTTGATCAATGGGGGAAAATGGTAAATACTAACAAACGAAAGCAACAaatcaacaaaataaatttcCTGGAATTGTTATACAATGTTGCATTGTCAGCACAAGTGACAAATGATGACAAAGCCATCTGAGAAATTTTAGCTACAGATTTTAAATCTAAAAGTTTTAGCCTAACACTTTTGGAAACCGTAAATATCCAAACTGAAACAtggaaagtaaataaaaataacaaggaGATGCTAACCGTATCTGGAAAAGTTTGCAATCAGGTTTGATTTTATAGAGAAGATATCAACGTATGTGACATTTGAATCTGGATATTGGCCCTGCAATTTAGTACAGAGAGCGTGTAGCTGTAGGTTAAAGGTTTTAGCAGCTTGGTTGTGTGAACTAACACATCCTAGTTCGTCAAGCTTTGATGCATCAGTTCCAAATTTGGCAATGTTCTGAGGCAAGCATCCGAGAGGACCTGTATTGTGTATCCAGAAATATCTAGCCCCCTGGTCATAGAGATTCTAGTAGACAATTAAAGAGTTAGAACACGTTTGTAATAATATCAGTAAAACTGTGTATTTATAAAACTGTGTATATAACCTATGATTCATATTCATTAACTCAAgaaagttttggaaaaaaatcccaaacattatataaaaatagaagCATATTATTTGACACCAACCTTTATTCCTTTTTCAAGTTCTAAAAGAATTGTTGGAATTGAGGCAAGTATTTGGTCCAATGTTTTTGAATAAAATGCTCCAGCAAGATCATTCTGGCCAATGTCAAACATGTACAACCCCTTCTCGAAAATATTCTCATCTGGGACGTACTTATCAAATTTCCTGCCTGAAACATTGTGATGGTTTTTTTAACACGAATGAAGGAGTTATGAAACTGACAGCAAACTAGTTGTGCCGCCCAAGCAGTATATCAAAAGTCAATTTTGAAAACATTAGAAAAATTTAGCTGAGTTAAACatggaatttaatttcattaatttgtATAAGAAAGATTTTAATTAAAGATCAACATAGATTACCGATATGAAATTCTAACTCTAATGGGAAAATGCCACTAAAAGTATTATGGAACTATATGCAAATCTTGTCCTTTGGCAGATACCTTTGGCAATCAATTCAAGGGCCCTAGCTTTGAATCGGAAGAACTGAGACACTTGAACCCCAAAGGAAAAGGGGCATAGGGATGATGAAGAGGCAGGGAGGATAGTTGCAGCTGCTGCAGCAAAGTTGCATCCTTTCCTAAAATTTGGCAAACCCACCGAATCCAGATAGGCATTTAGGAATGGCAAGTCCATAGCATCCactgcaataaaaaaaaaaaaaacacatggaACAGTAAGTGGAAGAGATGTTTATAGGGGAGAGGGagacgtaaacatttacttgggATCATGatgtgcaggaagaaatagATGATGTGGACATTGACAAAAAGAGGTTATGGAGATTTATTACTAAGGAAATCAACGATGAGACGGCCATCAGAGTATCTCCCCGACGGTATTTGGAAGTAAGTTTGTCCATTTGGTGGGTAAAGGCTCTCAAAACCAGCGGCAATAAGAGCACCAGTATCAGAATTTGAATCGCCAAAGTTGAAAACTGCTGGAAAATCCAACTGGAAGGATTTGGCACAAGGTATGCAGATGGCAATGAGGGTAAGAATCCGAAGGGTACATGTGTTGGTGGCCATGGCTATTGACTATTATTGTAAGGAGAGGTTTTAATGTATCCCAGCTTTCCTTGTGTTTCAAACTTCTGCTATTAGTTAGTTTTCCGTctgatttttgtttgtttggtgCGTATAACTTGTACTGGAAGTAAGTCTTTACTTTTAAATCAACAGCAACATTATAATCAATCAATGTACCAACAAATTTCAGGTGCATGACAAAGATATACTTTAAATTAAAGACATTAATTTTTCTATACTCAACCGATTAAAAATTTCAGATCCGTTTAACTTTAGAATTGAAATAATACTAAGAGAACGCTTGTGTTAACCAACATTAATAATTAGAAATTGATATTGAATAACAATACTACGTGttataattaaattcaaaaatcaaatccCTGTGTATCATTTGATTTTCGTCAATACTACGTGTACcataaaaaacattttgttgttttttttttattattctatatTCTTTAACAGAAACAAATTTAACTCGTTACagatataattttgtattaatatatattaaaatatattcattcgttatttgtatatttttcatTCTTACAAATACTCCACTCTCAAATGATATAATATAGCTATAGTCAATCATGTGTATTTTCAAGGTCAACCCTCCATCACAAATTTGTTTTAGAAAActcttcaaaaaaaaataaaaaaataatatatatatatatatatatatatatatttaaactgTGTCTAACCTCAACTAACACGGGaacattaaattatttcaaaGATGTAATA
Proteins encoded in this region:
- the LOC137831717 gene encoding uncharacterized protein, with translation MEQELDPSLPCRQRLLSAIIAMEPSECVISHARACGGGSITEQVQQFIWDHCLSTPGDFHAPYLKNFLKKLIAQIEFDHGYVLDNLYELYAHYMTSCKDDRLEKGDARVRKRISFLFPDGCSELQSCPHSRVLVFPLQCSLNMLEGGTGCSIWTPGLFLSEFVLSRPELFSNKTCFEVGSGVGLTGLCLAHVKASKVILSDGDLSTLANMKFNLELNHLNVEADMQQSNNDQNMVKCLYMLWESASVSQLQDIMPDVILGADVIYDPVYQPHLVRVLGILLNRVNLGFCRQHASCKGISPNIKHGNSEHNHDHAIDISNIKCKASYYDDSNSLPKEAPVAYISYVIRNIETFNYFMSLGEQANLDIVDLTDSLKPLNLLCYMQSYNQANVRLLRITGNNIK
- the LOC137831718 gene encoding GDSL esterase/lipase At1g54790-like isoform X2 produces the protein MASKNVFFQFVLLSICLVMTNSAEFKYPAVFNFGDSNSDTGDLAAGLGFQVAPPNGQDYFKIPSGRFCDGRLTVDFLMDAMDLPFLNAYLDSVGLPNFRKGCNFAAAAATILPASSSSLCPFSFGVQVSQFFRFKARALELIAKGRKFDKYVPDENIFEKGLYMFDIGQNDLAGAFYSKTLDQILASIPTILLELEKGIKNLYDQGARYFWIHNTGPLGCLPQNIAKFGTDASKLDELGCVSSHNQAAKTFNLQLHALCTKLQGQYPDSNVTYVDIFSIKSNLIANFSRYGFEQPIMACCGFGGPPLNYDSRLSCGETKTFNGTTITAQACNDSSDYISWDGIHYTETANQYVASQILTGKYSDPPFSDKMPFLLKLKF
- the LOC137831718 gene encoding GDSL esterase/lipase At1g54790-like isoform X1 encodes the protein MATNTCTLRILTLIAICIPCAKSFQLDFPAVFNFGDSNSDTGALIAAGFESLYPPNGQTYFQIPSGRYSDGRLIVDFLMDAMDLPFLNAYLDSVGLPNFRKGCNFAAAAATILPASSSSLCPFSFGVQVSQFFRFKARALELIAKGRKFDKYVPDENIFEKGLYMFDIGQNDLAGAFYSKTLDQILASIPTILLELEKGIKNLYDQGARYFWIHNTGPLGCLPQNIAKFGTDASKLDELGCVSSHNQAAKTFNLQLHALCTKLQGQYPDSNVTYVDIFSIKSNLIANFSRYGFEQPIMACCGFGGPPLNYDSRLSCGETKTFNGTTITAQACNDSSDYISWDGIHYTETANQYVASQILTGKYSDPPFSDKMPFLLKLKF